Proteins co-encoded in one Bacillus sp. 2205SS5-2 genomic window:
- a CDS encoding TIGR04053 family radical SAM/SPASM domain-containing protein, with protein MIDRDFNENPFIVIWELTRACELHCLHCRAEAQYKRHPLELNFEEGKKLIDSIFEMDNPLLVFTGGDPLMRPDVYDIASYAIQKGVRVSMTPSATPNVTKEAIQKAKEIGLSRWAFSLDGPTAEIHDHFRGTSGSFDLTMNAIEYIHELKLPLQINTVISRYNVDVLDEMAALIEKLDCVLWSVFFLVPIGRGKETDMISPVQHEKVFRWLNQLSQRVPFDIKTTAAQHYRRVVLQDKMRKNIDQNKRIQYEDTLHSGKTGQIDGLGRAPRGVNDGNGFVFISHIGDVYPSGLLPIKVGNVRETALPEIYRHSPILKQLRNPDSYKGKCGKCEFRNVCGGSRSRAYALTGDYLESEPACVYVPKALRKI; from the coding sequence ATGATTGACCGTGATTTTAACGAAAACCCATTTATTGTGATTTGGGAATTAACGAGAGCCTGCGAATTGCATTGTCTTCATTGTCGTGCAGAGGCACAATATAAGCGTCACCCACTTGAACTTAACTTTGAAGAAGGAAAAAAATTAATCGATTCAATATTCGAAATGGATAATCCACTCCTAGTCTTCACTGGTGGAGACCCTTTAATGAGACCTGATGTCTATGATATCGCCTCCTATGCCATCCAAAAAGGGGTTCGCGTATCGATGACGCCGAGTGCCACTCCTAACGTGACAAAAGAGGCCATTCAAAAAGCGAAAGAAATTGGGCTATCAAGATGGGCCTTTAGCTTAGATGGACCAACAGCTGAAATACATGATCATTTTAGAGGCACTTCCGGTTCATTTGATTTAACTATGAATGCCATTGAATATATTCATGAACTTAAGCTTCCACTACAGATCAACACCGTCATATCACGCTACAACGTGGACGTTTTAGATGAAATGGCAGCCCTCATTGAGAAGCTCGACTGTGTTCTTTGGAGCGTGTTTTTCCTTGTCCCTATCGGACGGGGCAAAGAAACGGATATGATTTCACCTGTTCAACATGAAAAAGTTTTCCGTTGGCTCAACCAATTAAGCCAACGCGTCCCATTTGATATAAAAACAACTGCCGCTCAGCACTATCGACGCGTTGTTCTTCAGGATAAGATGCGCAAAAATATAGACCAAAACAAAAGGATTCAATATGAGGATACGTTACATTCTGGTAAAACCGGTCAGATTGATGGTCTAGGTCGTGCCCCTCGAGGAGTAAATGACGGAAATGGGTTCGTGTTTATTTCTCATATCGGGGACGTCTACCCTAGCGGGCTTCTCCCTATTAAAGTAGGGAATGTAAGGGAAACCGCACTACCGGAAATTTATCGTCATTCACCGATTCTAAAACAATTGCGAAATCCTGACTCCTACAAAGGGAAATGTGGGAAATGTGAGTTTCGCAACGTCTGTGGGGGATCTAGGTCGAGAGCCTATGCCCTAACAGGAGATTATTTAGAAAGTGAACCGGCGTGTGTGTATGTCCCAAAAGCTCTCCGCAAAATCTAA
- a CDS encoding Crp/Fnr family transcriptional regulator: MRWNDIQAHFQAVPLFKELSTEELIPFVDISITRTFNPKSLVFMQEDVLDRVFFIHSGKVKIYRNDAAGKEQIVSVLQAGEMFPHAGFFRKGTFPANAEIIETAQLIVMPIVDFEKVLIKNPELCIKIFKVLGEKIVDLQNRLEEKILHNTYEQIIMLLIRLSKSNGTLCSVNLYKITTNFTNRELANMIGTTRETVSRTLNTLRKKKLIELDKQGCYIINLEKLQNELLY; encoded by the coding sequence ATGAGATGGAATGATATCCAGGCCCATTTTCAAGCAGTACCTTTGTTTAAAGAACTCTCAACCGAAGAACTAATACCCTTTGTCGATATTTCGATCACAAGAACCTTTAACCCAAAATCACTTGTTTTTATGCAAGAAGATGTACTCGACCGGGTTTTCTTTATTCATTCTGGAAAAGTAAAAATTTACCGAAATGATGCGGCGGGCAAAGAACAGATTGTATCCGTTCTCCAAGCCGGTGAAATGTTTCCACATGCGGGTTTTTTTCGAAAAGGAACGTTTCCAGCAAATGCTGAAATCATTGAAACGGCTCAACTAATCGTCATGCCGATTGTCGATTTTGAAAAAGTATTAATCAAAAACCCGGAACTTTGCATTAAAATCTTTAAAGTTCTCGGAGAAAAAATCGTGGATCTTCAAAATCGCTTAGAAGAAAAAATTCTTCATAATACGTATGAACAAATCATTATGCTTTTGATTCGGTTATCAAAATCGAATGGTACGCTATGCAGTGTAAACCTTTATAAAATCACCACAAACTTTACCAATCGTGAGCTCGCTAATATGATTGGAACAACGAGAGAAACCGTGAGTCGAACCTTAAATACTCTACGAAAAAAGAAACTGATCGAACTTGATAAACAAGGATGCTATATAATCAATCTTGAAAAATTACAAAATGAGCTTCTTTATTAA
- the ric gene encoding iron-sulfur cluster repair di-iron protein translates to MKQVLTDSQTVAEIVTKFPKASDLFKTYRIDFCCGGNRPLIEAIQEKNLSVGEVLGKLNELYQQMFALSEATIDWEHSSSRELIEYIIQKHHAYLNEELPLLSPYITKVHRVHGATHPHLVTIHKLFYELKAELEQHTSKEETIDFPLILEFEENPTEQNRQKLLAVVQELEHEHTTAGTILKQMREITNDYTPPAGACGTYRLAYQRLEALESDLFQHIHLENNILFPRSVS, encoded by the coding sequence ATGAAGCAAGTATTAACTGATTCCCAAACAGTGGCAGAAATTGTAACGAAATTCCCTAAAGCTAGCGACCTATTTAAAACCTATCGAATTGATTTTTGTTGTGGTGGAAATCGTCCCTTAATTGAAGCAATTCAAGAGAAAAATCTTTCCGTAGGAGAAGTACTTGGAAAATTAAACGAACTTTATCAGCAAATGTTTGCTTTAAGTGAAGCCACGATTGATTGGGAACATTCTAGCTCACGTGAATTAATCGAGTATATTATTCAAAAACATCATGCCTATCTAAACGAGGAATTACCACTTCTTAGTCCTTATATAACAAAAGTACACAGAGTTCACGGAGCAACACATCCTCACTTAGTCACAATTCACAAGCTTTTTTATGAACTAAAGGCTGAGTTAGAACAACATACCAGCAAAGAAGAAACGATCGACTTTCCTTTAATTTTAGAATTTGAAGAAAACCCTACTGAGCAAAACCGTCAAAAGCTACTAGCTGTTGTACAAGAATTGGAACATGAGCATACTACAGCCGGCACTATTCTAAAACAAATGCGTGAGATTACGAATGACTATACACCACCGGCAGGTGCTTGCGGAACATACCGGCTCGCTTATCAACGTCTCGAAGCGCTGGAATCCGATTTATTTCAGCATATTCATCTTGAGAACAACATTTTATTCCCACGTTCTGTTTCC